A window of Hymenobacter aerilatus contains these coding sequences:
- a CDS encoding GNAT family N-acetyltransferase, with protein sequence MLHLRLATPNDIPAILTLIRRVVPLMNAAGNFQWEDSYPNEAVFRQDIARQHLWLVELDGQLAGIAALTHNDQDAEYAQADWDVTEPALVTHRVAVDPAAQGRGVAVALLQKAEELARQQGLRVLRVDTNSENQATQRLFPKLGYRFAGEITLAFRPGLRFFCYEKWVG encoded by the coding sequence ATGCTGCATCTCCGCCTCGCTACCCCCAATGACATTCCGGCCATCCTCACGCTCATTCGTCGGGTGGTGCCGCTGATGAATGCGGCCGGTAATTTTCAGTGGGAAGATTCCTACCCCAACGAAGCAGTATTTCGGCAGGACATTGCCCGGCAGCACCTGTGGCTGGTAGAGCTGGATGGGCAGCTGGCTGGTATTGCCGCACTTACCCATAACGACCAAGATGCCGAGTATGCCCAGGCCGACTGGGACGTGACAGAACCTGCCCTCGTAACGCACCGTGTGGCCGTAGACCCGGCCGCGCAGGGTAGAGGCGTGGCCGTAGCGCTCCTGCAAAAAGCCGAGGAACTGGCCCGGCAGCAAGGCCTGCGGGTACTACGTGTAGACACCAACTCCGAAAACCAGGCTACTCAGCGCCTCTTCCCCAAACTGGGCTACCGCTTCGCCGGCGAAATCACACTGGCTTTCCGGCCGGGGCTGCGGTTTTTCTGCTATGAGAAGTGGGTAGGGTAA
- the rpmB gene encoding 50S ribosomal protein L28 yields the protein MARVCDLTGKRTRVGNNVSHANNKTKRKFYPNLQKKRFYIPEQDAWVTLKVAASTIRTINKNGIMSVLKKAKEQGFIVY from the coding sequence ATGGCCCGAGTTTGTGATCTGACCGGCAAGCGTACCCGTGTGGGTAACAACGTTTCGCACGCCAACAACAAGACCAAGCGTAAGTTCTACCCCAACCTGCAAAAGAAGCGCTTCTACATTCCGGAGCAAGACGCTTGGGTTACGCTGAAAGTAGCGGCTTCTACCATCCGCACGATCAACAAGAACGGCATCATGTCGGTGCTGAAGAAGGCCAAGGAGCAAGGCTTCATCGTTTACTAG
- a CDS encoding DUF4295 domain-containing protein, translating into MAKKVVATLKVSGGKDWAKVIRAVKSPKTGAYTFREEMVLVDKVQEYLASGTK; encoded by the coding sequence ATGGCTAAGAAAGTAGTAGCAACCCTGAAAGTATCGGGCGGTAAAGACTGGGCGAAAGTGATTCGCGCTGTAAAATCCCCCAAAACTGGTGCCTATACCTTCCGCGAAGAGATGGTGCTGGTTGACAAAGTGCAGGAGTATCTGGCTTCGGGCACCAAGTAA
- the hemB gene encoding porphobilinogen synthase yields MSIIPTHRPRRNRKSQVIRDLVQETNLSVHDFIYPLFVIDGQNKEIEVKSMPGIHRYSPDRLIDEIGRCVELGIKSFAPFPGLEDAVKDRLARESANPNGLYLRTVADIKRQFPEVVLMTDVAMDPYSSDGHDGVVDAESGEILNDATLEVLGQMALAQARAGADVIAPSDMMDGRVAWIREVLDKNGFSSVSIMSYTAKYASAFYGPFRDALDSAPKKGDKKTYQMNPANRREALRELVLDEQEGADMVMVKPALSYLDIIREVRNNTTLPVTAYNVSGEYAMVKAAAQQGWVDGEKTMMEVLLSIKRAGADAILTYFAKEAAEVLRRG; encoded by the coding sequence ATGTCTATCATCCCCACGCACCGTCCGCGCCGCAACCGCAAGTCGCAGGTAATTCGCGATTTGGTGCAGGAAACCAACCTTTCAGTACACGATTTCATCTATCCGCTCTTCGTGATTGACGGGCAGAACAAAGAAATAGAAGTGAAGTCGATGCCGGGTATTCATCGGTACTCGCCCGACCGGCTGATCGACGAAATTGGGCGCTGTGTGGAGCTGGGCATCAAGAGCTTTGCGCCATTTCCGGGTCTGGAAGATGCCGTGAAAGACCGATTGGCCCGCGAGTCGGCCAACCCCAACGGCCTATACCTGCGCACCGTGGCCGACATCAAGCGGCAGTTTCCGGAAGTAGTGCTGATGACCGACGTGGCGATGGACCCTTACTCCAGCGACGGCCACGATGGCGTGGTAGACGCCGAGTCGGGTGAGATTCTCAACGACGCTACCTTGGAAGTGCTCGGCCAGATGGCCCTGGCCCAGGCCCGCGCCGGCGCCGACGTGATTGCGCCTTCCGATATGATGGATGGCCGCGTAGCCTGGATTCGGGAGGTGCTGGATAAGAACGGATTTAGCAGCGTGAGCATCATGAGCTACACGGCCAAATATGCCTCGGCTTTCTACGGTCCTTTCCGCGATGCGCTGGACTCGGCGCCGAAAAAAGGCGACAAGAAAACGTACCAGATGAACCCCGCCAACCGCCGCGAGGCCCTGCGCGAGCTGGTGCTCGACGAGCAGGAAGGCGCCGACATGGTGATGGTAAAGCCCGCCCTTAGCTACCTCGACATCATCCGGGAAGTACGCAATAACACCACCCTACCCGTAACGGCTTATAACGTGTCGGGCGAGTACGCTATGGTGAAAGCTGCCGCTCAGCAAGGCTGGGTAGATGGCGAAAAAACCATGATGGAAGTGCTGCTGAGTATCAAGCGCGCCGGCGCCGACGCCATCCTAACCTACTTTGCTAAGGAAGCCGCTGAGGTATTGCGGCGTGGGTAA
- the ftsY gene encoding signal recognition particle-docking protein FtsY: MGLFDFFKKDKESKEQQQALDEGLQKTKTSFFDQLSKAVVGKSTVDEAVLDDLETLLVHADVGIDTTVKVIDRIEKRVARDKYVSTGDLDRILREEIAGLLINNKSGSLALLDRPDNTGQPYVIMVVGVNGVGKTTTIGKLAHRFHSAGKKVVLGAADTFRAAAVDQLIIWGERVGVPVISHGMNTDPASVAYDAVKKGVDMQADVVIIDTAGRLHNKVNLMNELSKIKRVMQKVIPDAPHEVLLVLDGSTGQNAFLQAKEFTKATEVSALAITKLDGTAKGGVVIGISDQLNVPVRYIGVGEKMTDLQLFDKHTYVNSLFSKK; encoded by the coding sequence ATGGGACTTTTCGACTTTTTCAAAAAGGATAAAGAGAGCAAAGAGCAGCAGCAGGCGCTGGACGAAGGGTTGCAAAAGACCAAAACCAGCTTCTTCGACCAGCTCAGCAAGGCCGTGGTGGGCAAAAGCACCGTGGACGAAGCCGTGCTCGACGATTTGGAAACGCTGCTGGTGCACGCCGATGTGGGTATCGACACCACCGTGAAGGTGATTGACCGTATCGAAAAGCGCGTGGCTCGCGACAAGTACGTGAGTACCGGCGACCTGGACCGCATTCTGCGCGAGGAGATTGCCGGGTTGCTGATCAATAATAAGTCTGGTTCCCTTGCGCTGCTCGACCGCCCTGACAACACCGGCCAGCCCTATGTGATTATGGTGGTGGGCGTGAACGGGGTAGGCAAAACCACGACTATTGGCAAGTTGGCTCACCGTTTTCATAGCGCCGGCAAGAAGGTGGTACTAGGCGCCGCTGACACGTTCCGGGCTGCCGCCGTCGATCAGCTCATTATTTGGGGCGAGCGGGTAGGCGTACCGGTAATTTCGCATGGTATGAACACCGACCCCGCCTCCGTGGCCTACGACGCCGTGAAGAAAGGCGTGGACATGCAGGCCGATGTGGTGATTATTGACACCGCGGGCCGCTTGCACAATAAGGTGAACCTGATGAACGAGCTGAGTAAGATCAAGCGTGTGATGCAGAAGGTGATTCCCGATGCGCCCCACGAGGTTCTGCTTGTGCTCGACGGCAGCACCGGCCAAAATGCCTTTTTGCAAGCCAAGGAGTTCACCAAAGCCACCGAGGTATCGGCCCTGGCCATCACCAAGCTCGACGGCACGGCCAAGGGCGGCGTGGTGATTGGCATTTCTGACCAGTTGAACGTGCCGGTGCGCTATATCGGGGTAGGCGAGAAGATGACGGATTTGCAGCTGTTCGACAAGCACACCTACGTCAACTCGCTGTTTAGTAAGAAGTAA
- a CDS encoding DUF2314 domain-containing protein — MTAPILFRFALLSGLLGGIAPVAWAQQKPTNHAPVSAHAPTDQPLAFASADAAKRLRELDTQIASAVKQARTTLPGVKKRFQAGLPEEQVLFLTTRLYDANGTFEQVFIRVREWSGTVVHGIIANELLTVQSFAQGQQITFPEKAVLDWTISLPDGSEEGNFVGKLLDSLPR, encoded by the coding sequence ATGACCGCACCCATCCTATTTCGTTTTGCGCTGTTAAGTGGATTGTTGGGGGGAATTGCACCCGTGGCGTGGGCCCAGCAAAAGCCCACGAACCACGCGCCAGTATCGGCCCACGCACCTACCGACCAGCCGCTGGCCTTTGCCTCTGCTGATGCAGCCAAACGGCTGCGTGAGCTGGATACCCAGATTGCTAGCGCCGTGAAGCAAGCCCGCACTACGCTGCCCGGCGTGAAAAAGCGCTTTCAGGCGGGACTACCCGAGGAGCAGGTGCTGTTTCTGACCACTCGCCTGTACGACGCCAACGGCACCTTTGAGCAGGTATTCATCCGCGTGCGGGAGTGGTCGGGCACTGTGGTACACGGTATCATCGCCAACGAGCTGCTCACGGTGCAAAGTTTTGCGCAAGGCCAGCAGATTACCTTTCCCGAAAAAGCTGTGCTAGACTGGACCATCTCCCTACCCGACGGCAGCGAGGAGGGTAATTTTGTGGGGAAGCTATTAGATTCCCTACCCCGGTAG
- the rocD gene encoding ornithine--oxo-acid transaminase — translation MTTTSTTRSQELMQLEDQYGAHNYHPLPVVLTRGEGARLWDVEGKEYYDFLSAYSAVNQGHCHPRIIGALTAQAKRLTLTSRAFFNDQLGEAEKQLCELFGYDKALLMNSGAEAVETALKLARKWGYQQKGIAPNEAVIVVAEHNFHGRTTGIISFSTDPDSTGGFGPYVPGYQVVPYDDLDALAEAVENRHVCAFLVEPIQGEAGVVVPSEGYLKKAYELCHKHNVLFIADEIQTGLGRTGKLLATHYEDVRADVLVLGKALSGGVLPVSAVLADDAVMLTIQPGQHGSTFGGNPLASVVLRAALDVLLDEKLTEKAAHLGEIFRERMRQVQQQRPKVVTEVRGKGLLNAVVIRPTADGRTAWDVCVSLMERGVLAKPTHGDIIRFAPPLVISEKQLHAACDVIEKVILAF, via the coding sequence ATGACCACGACCTCCACCACCCGCAGCCAGGAGCTGATGCAGCTCGAAGACCAGTACGGTGCCCACAATTACCACCCATTGCCTGTAGTACTCACACGGGGCGAAGGGGCGCGGCTGTGGGACGTGGAGGGCAAGGAGTACTACGATTTCCTGTCGGCCTACTCGGCGGTGAACCAGGGGCACTGTCACCCCCGCATCATTGGCGCCCTCACGGCGCAGGCTAAGCGACTCACGCTCACGTCGCGGGCCTTTTTCAACGACCAGCTAGGCGAAGCCGAAAAACAACTGTGTGAGCTGTTTGGCTACGACAAAGCTCTGCTGATGAACTCCGGGGCTGAGGCCGTAGAAACTGCCCTAAAGCTGGCGCGCAAGTGGGGCTACCAGCAGAAAGGCATTGCCCCCAATGAGGCTGTTATCGTGGTGGCCGAGCACAACTTTCACGGTCGTACCACGGGCATCATCTCCTTTTCTACCGACCCCGACAGTACTGGCGGCTTTGGCCCCTACGTGCCCGGCTATCAAGTAGTACCCTACGACGACTTAGATGCGCTGGCCGAAGCGGTGGAAAACCGCCATGTGTGTGCATTTTTGGTAGAGCCTATTCAGGGCGAAGCAGGAGTAGTGGTGCCATCGGAGGGCTACCTGAAGAAGGCATACGAGCTGTGCCACAAGCACAACGTGCTATTTATTGCCGACGAGATTCAGACCGGACTGGGTCGCACGGGCAAGCTGCTAGCTACTCATTACGAAGATGTGCGTGCCGATGTGCTGGTGCTGGGCAAGGCTCTGAGTGGGGGCGTGCTTCCTGTATCGGCAGTGTTGGCCGACGACGCGGTGATGCTCACCATTCAGCCCGGTCAGCATGGCTCTACCTTTGGTGGCAACCCATTGGCATCGGTGGTATTGCGGGCGGCACTGGACGTGCTGCTCGACGAAAAGCTCACCGAAAAAGCCGCTCACTTAGGAGAGATTTTTCGGGAGCGAATGCGCCAAGTGCAACAGCAACGCCCCAAGGTAGTGACGGAAGTACGCGGTAAAGGTCTGCTCAATGCCGTGGTGATACGTCCCACTGCCGACGGCCGCACGGCCTGGGACGTGTGCGTAAGCCTGATGGAGCGCGGGGTGCTGGCCAAGCCCACGCATGGCGACATCATCCGATTTGCGCCGCCGCTGGTGATTTCGGAGAAGCAGCTACACGCAGCCTGCGACGTAATAGAAAAAGTGATTTTAGCGTTCTAA
- the rpmG gene encoding 50S ribosomal protein L33, with the protein MAKKGNRVQVILECTEHKNSGQPGTSRYITTKNRKNTPERIELKKFNPVLKKMTVHKEIK; encoded by the coding sequence ATGGCTAAAAAAGGAAACCGGGTGCAGGTAATCCTGGAGTGCACCGAGCACAAGAACTCGGGTCAGCCGGGCACCTCGCGCTACATTACCACGAAGAATCGTAAGAATACCCCCGAGCGCATCGAGCTGAAAAAGTTCAACCCCGTGCTCAAGAAGATGACCGTTCACAAGGAAATCAAATAA
- a CDS encoding transglutaminase domain-containing protein has product MYSLSLLLLTATAGLAQQKGKVATTPVPAPYAAVDKLALLLPDTAARSPRSMARYINSTFSTDTDKARAIYIWLARNVRYDVEKGLAINFYANTEELITKTLATRTGICQDYAEVFTTVAQLVGLPAYTISGYTKQAGYVDYVPHAWCTARLDGTWYLFDPTWGAGYVRAGQFVQRTNEAYFKTQPQQLISNHMPFDPLWQLLPYPITNPQFCMGKASNPNLKTAFSFVDSIQLYQQQDTLTRLRHASRRIQANGIKDPVVYNMLTYNQQIINNYVVDNGNRAIYFYNEGVRGFNAFIEYRNAQFLPKKTDEEIRAILLSPSQNIQQAQRLLAPVMAHSSNTQNQSLLLLQQQLQRDIRDVADKILEQQAFVDKYCATSKLLRRSLFYSGYTVFGIPVK; this is encoded by the coding sequence TTGTATAGCCTTTCGCTACTGCTATTGACGGCCACGGCGGGCCTAGCACAGCAAAAAGGGAAAGTAGCCACTACACCAGTGCCTGCGCCCTATGCTGCAGTGGATAAACTAGCGCTGCTACTTCCGGATACGGCCGCCCGCTCGCCTCGTAGCATGGCCCGCTACATCAACTCCACCTTTTCGACAGACACTGATAAAGCCCGCGCCATCTACATCTGGCTAGCCCGCAATGTGCGCTACGATGTAGAAAAAGGACTAGCTATCAACTTCTACGCAAATACAGAGGAGCTGATCACGAAGACTTTAGCCACCCGCACCGGTATTTGTCAGGACTACGCTGAGGTGTTCACGACAGTAGCGCAGTTGGTTGGCTTGCCGGCCTATACTATCTCTGGCTACACCAAACAGGCCGGCTACGTCGACTATGTGCCGCACGCCTGGTGTACCGCTCGGCTCGACGGTACGTGGTACTTGTTCGATCCTACCTGGGGGGCGGGCTACGTACGTGCCGGGCAGTTTGTGCAACGCACCAATGAGGCGTACTTCAAAACCCAGCCTCAGCAGCTCATCAGCAACCACATGCCCTTCGACCCGCTGTGGCAGCTATTGCCGTATCCCATTACCAATCCGCAGTTCTGCATGGGCAAGGCCAGCAACCCCAACCTTAAGACGGCGTTTAGCTTTGTTGATTCTATTCAGCTTTATCAGCAGCAGGATACTCTGACGCGCTTACGGCACGCAAGTCGTCGAATTCAGGCAAATGGCATTAAGGACCCGGTTGTGTACAATATGCTGACCTACAACCAGCAGATAATCAACAACTATGTGGTAGACAATGGAAACCGCGCTATTTATTTTTACAATGAAGGAGTGCGAGGCTTCAACGCATTTATTGAGTACCGCAATGCGCAGTTTCTACCCAAGAAGACCGACGAGGAAATTAGAGCTATTCTGCTAAGTCCCTCGCAGAATATTCAGCAGGCGCAGCGGTTGTTAGCGCCGGTAATGGCGCATAGCAGCAATACTCAAAATCAGTCGTTGCTGTTGCTGCAACAGCAATTGCAGCGGGACATACGGGATGTTGCCGATAAGATACTGGAGCAGCAGGCTTTTGTAGACAAATATTGCGCGACCAGCAAGCTGCTGCGCCGCTCGTTGTTCTACAGTGGCTACACAGTATTTGGTATTCCAGTTAAATAG
- a CDS encoding DUF5522 domain-containing protein, with product MPTTPLPLQPGDYYFTPEGLMVFTEQYHRRRGTCCKSCCRHCPWGYGRGKTLPATGTSGS from the coding sequence ATGCCTACTACACCCCTACCCCTACAGCCCGGCGACTACTACTTTACGCCCGAAGGCCTGATGGTGTTTACAGAACAGTATCACCGACGGCGCGGCACCTGCTGCAAAAGCTGTTGCCGGCACTGCCCCTGGGGCTATGGCCGTGGGAAAACGCTGCCCGCCACGGGCACTTCTGGTAGCTAA